One segment of Aquimarina sp. BL5 DNA contains the following:
- a CDS encoding thiamine pyrophosphate-dependent enzyme, with protein sequence MNVSEQLLEILQNEGVKHIFGVAGDALNPLIDAIGKQDIIEWVGVHHEGNASYAAFAQGELNHNFGVCASTVGPGALHLINGLYNAKKERSPVIAITGQIPIEHLGTNYHQEADLKKIYDDICEYQAVIRSPEEAPRVILRAIRIAVNHQCVCRIELPADIAQMKAENRNFVHTIFRSKSNIIPSQEELNLAAKLINESKKIGILAGAGCREAREEVISFSQLLKAPITHTLRAADVFDHSTDNVVGLTGLIGNPSGYKAVMDCDLLLMLGTDFPYTDFLPENTKTIQVDIRPENIGNRSPVTLGLHGDIQTTITSLHSLCSEKKDDSFLNTLTEKFVDWKKSNDEKANPARDMEPLHPHIFAKAASDLASNDAIFAIDTGTAAIWASNFMNFHSDRRIIGSFNHGSMAVGLPSAIGAQLQFPNREVWALIGDGAFNMSLQDFSTAVKYELPIKIIVFNNSQLGFVKIEMEEAGLAPNFEALKVDNFDFAEYAKLCGGDGIKVTHAKDILAAIQMAKNSKKPFIIDAVVTNAELSLSPKIGFEEAKGFGLSKIKEIFRAFNGEKEQWENIKQEIEAYFD encoded by the coding sequence ATGAATGTATCTGAACAGTTATTGGAAATATTGCAAAATGAAGGAGTGAAACATATTTTTGGAGTTGCAGGAGATGCTTTAAATCCTCTTATAGATGCTATTGGTAAACAGGATATTATTGAGTGGGTTGGAGTACATCATGAAGGTAATGCATCTTATGCAGCGTTTGCTCAGGGAGAACTTAATCATAATTTTGGGGTTTGCGCAAGTACTGTAGGTCCTGGTGCGTTACATTTGATTAATGGCTTATATAATGCAAAAAAAGAACGATCTCCTGTAATTGCGATAACTGGGCAAATACCAATCGAGCATTTAGGGACAAACTATCATCAAGAAGCTGATCTTAAAAAAATATATGATGACATATGTGAATATCAAGCGGTCATTAGATCTCCTGAAGAAGCGCCAAGGGTTATTCTTAGGGCTATCAGGATTGCAGTAAATCACCAATGCGTTTGTAGAATAGAATTGCCGGCAGATATTGCGCAAATGAAAGCCGAAAATAGAAATTTTGTTCATACGATATTCAGATCAAAAAGTAACATTATTCCTAGTCAAGAGGAGTTGAACCTTGCTGCAAAACTCATCAACGAATCCAAAAAAATAGGAATTTTAGCAGGAGCCGGGTGTAGAGAAGCTAGAGAAGAAGTGATTAGTTTCTCACAATTATTAAAAGCTCCAATAACGCATACACTAAGAGCAGCAGATGTATTTGATCACTCAACTGATAATGTCGTTGGATTAACAGGACTCATTGGTAATCCTTCAGGTTATAAAGCGGTGATGGATTGTGATTTATTATTGATGTTAGGGACAGATTTTCCATATACCGATTTTCTTCCTGAAAACACTAAAACTATTCAGGTTGACATTAGACCAGAGAATATTGGTAATCGTTCACCTGTAACTTTAGGTCTTCACGGTGATATTCAAACAACAATTACTTCACTTCATAGTTTATGCTCAGAAAAAAAAGATGATTCCTTTTTAAATACCTTAACGGAAAAATTCGTTGATTGGAAAAAATCTAACGATGAAAAAGCAAATCCAGCTAGGGACATGGAACCTTTGCACCCTCACATTTTTGCAAAAGCTGCTAGCGATCTGGCTTCCAATGATGCTATTTTTGCTATCGATACGGGAACCGCTGCCATATGGGCTTCTAATTTTATGAATTTTCATTCTGATCGGAGAATCATAGGTTCTTTTAATCATGGATCAATGGCAGTAGGTCTTCCATCAGCTATTGGAGCACAACTTCAATTTCCCAATCGAGAGGTTTGGGCATTAATCGGGGATGGGGCTTTTAATATGTCACTACAAGATTTTTCTACAGCAGTGAAGTATGAATTGCCAATTAAGATTATTGTATTCAATAATTCTCAATTAGGTTTTGTCAAAATAGAAATGGAAGAAGCTGGATTAGCACCTAATTTTGAAGCTCTCAAGGTCGATAATTTCGATTTTGCAGAGTACGCAAAGCTTTGTGGAGGCGATGGAATAAAAGTTACTCATGCAAAAGACATTTTGGCGGCTATACAAATGGCAAAAAACTCTAAAAAGCCTTTCATCATTGATGCAGTAGTTACAAATGCAGAACTATCTTTATCTCCTAAGATAGGTTTCGAAGAAGCTAAGGGTTTTGGACTGTCAAAAATTAAAGAAATATTTAGAGCATTTAATGGAGAAAAAGAACAGTGGGAAAATATTAAACAAGAAATAGAAGCTTATTTTGATTAG